Proteins from a single region of Pseudopedobacter saltans DSM 12145:
- a CDS encoding TolC family protein, whose translation MFICKRLSWLLFTGLAIVGCKVPKLTEQNANIALPKTYDTLQDSLSSANLKWQQFFTDPYLVRLIDTAIRNNQELQITLQEIEIARNEARIKNSQIFPSVGVKVGVGLEKVGRYTSQGAGDASTDMTEGKPVPDPLADFGIMANANWEVDIWKKLHDAKKAALSRYLATIEGRNFVLTNLIAEVANTYYELLALDSQLGIVRENVKIQTDALRVVKAQKDAGRTNELAVKKFNAEVLKTSSMEFDIRQQIVETENRLNLLLGRYPKTIERNRADFTGLSPLAVKNGIPSQLLANRPDIQQAEQELKAAKLDVKVARAEFYPSLGISAGLGLQAFKPSYLFTLPESMLYAIAGDLATPIINRGAIKAEFANANARQIQALYNYERTVLNAYLEVANRLSSISNLEKAYDLKSQQVNVLSQSIEISNDLFRSAHADYFEVLMTQRDALEAKLELIETKKNQLMATVNVYKALGGGWK comes from the coding sequence ATGTTTATATGTAAAAGATTAAGCTGGCTGCTTTTTACCGGTTTAGCCATTGTAGGGTGTAAGGTGCCAAAGTTGACTGAGCAAAATGCCAATATTGCTTTGCCTAAAACATATGATACTTTACAGGATTCGCTTAGTTCTGCCAATTTAAAATGGCAGCAGTTTTTTACCGATCCTTATCTGGTGAGGCTTATCGATACCGCAATCCGTAATAACCAGGAGCTACAAATAACTTTGCAGGAGATTGAGATCGCGAGAAACGAGGCCAGAATTAAAAACAGTCAGATTTTTCCAAGTGTGGGTGTAAAAGTAGGAGTCGGTTTGGAAAAGGTTGGGAGATATACGAGTCAGGGAGCCGGAGATGCTTCTACGGACATGACGGAAGGAAAGCCAGTTCCTGACCCGCTGGCAGATTTTGGAATTATGGCAAACGCAAATTGGGAAGTAGATATCTGGAAGAAGCTTCATGATGCAAAGAAAGCTGCATTGAGCCGTTATCTGGCGACTATAGAAGGAAGGAATTTCGTGCTGACTAATCTGATTGCTGAAGTAGCAAATACTTATTATGAGCTATTGGCTTTAGACAGTCAGTTGGGCATAGTGAGAGAGAATGTGAAAATTCAGACCGACGCACTTCGGGTGGTAAAAGCTCAAAAAGATGCTGGCAGAACCAATGAACTGGCGGTTAAGAAATTCAATGCCGAGGTTTTAAAAACCAGTTCAATGGAGTTTGATATCAGGCAACAGATTGTTGAGACGGAAAATCGCTTAAATTTGTTATTAGGTAGATACCCTAAAACTATAGAACGAAACAGGGCTGATTTTACAGGTTTGTCTCCTTTGGCAGTGAAAAATGGAATACCTTCTCAGCTACTGGCAAACAGGCCGGATATACAACAGGCTGAACAAGAGTTGAAGGCGGCAAAGTTGGATGTAAAAGTAGCAAGGGCAGAGTTTTATCCGTCTTTAGGGATTTCTGCAGGTTTAGGCTTGCAGGCGTTTAAACCATCTTATCTGTTTACTTTACCTGAGTCTATGTTGTATGCTATTGCAGGAGATTTAGCTACTCCAATAATTAATAGAGGCGCTATTAAAGCCGAGTTCGCCAATGCAAATGCCAGACAGATACAAGCACTTTATAATTACGAGCGGACTGTTTTAAATGCCTATCTGGAAGTTGCAAATCGTCTATCTTCTATCTCAAATCTGGAGAAAGCTTACGATTTAAAATCGCAGCAGGTAAATGTATTGTCACAGTCTATAGAAATATCTAATGACCTTTTTAGGTCTGCACATGCAGATTATTTTGAGGTTTTGATGACCCAGCGCGATGCTTTGGAAGCAAAATTAGAATTGATAGAAACGAAGAAAAATCAGTTAATGGCCACGGTGAATGTGTATAAGGCTCTGGGCGGCGGCTGGAAATAA
- a CDS encoding YajQ family cyclic di-GMP-binding protein: protein MPSFDIVSKIDSQTLDNSINNAKKEILNRYDFNDSKSTIDLDKKSNSLTIVTENDMRLKAIIDSIISRMMKQNLDPNSLDLEKPFYSVSGNLIRKDIAVKEGIDKETAKKIVKKIKDSGLKVQASIMDDQVRVQGKKIDDLQSVIQLCRSENFGQPLQFINMRN, encoded by the coding sequence ATGCCTTCTTTTGATATAGTAAGTAAAATTGACAGTCAAACATTAGACAACTCAATCAACAACGCTAAAAAAGAGATTTTGAATCGATATGATTTCAATGACTCTAAAAGCACTATCGATCTGGATAAAAAATCCAATTCGCTGACAATCGTTACTGAAAATGATATGCGTCTGAAAGCTATTATAGATTCTATTATTTCCAGAATGATGAAGCAAAATCTGGACCCAAATTCTTTAGACCTTGAAAAGCCATTTTACAGTGTTTCCGGTAATCTAATCAGAAAAGATATAGCTGTAAAAGAAGGAATTGATAAAGAAACGGCAAAAAAAATCGTAAAAAAAATCAAGGATTCAGGCTTAAAAGTACAAGCTTCTATTATGGACGATCAGGTTCGTGTTCAAGGAAAAAAAATAGACGATTTACAATCCGTTATACAACTATGCAGGTCTGAAAACTTCGGGCAACCGCTGCAATTTATCAACATGAGAAATTAA
- the ppk1 gene encoding polyphosphate kinase 1: MSDNKAPLLNREISWLYFNNRVLQEAADKTVPLIERIRFLAIFSSNLDEFYRVRVATLNRLADISSRTKEELGYNPKRILKEIKRIVVKHEQKFNTLYTEIITELAENRIFILNEKQLNVSRGAFVRDFFREKILSAIVPLILTEKLPFPELKEQYLYFFIRISKVGSKSKYALIEVPKSLNRFLVLPDTNALKFIILIDDIIRYNLEDIFFSFEYDQIECYGIQVTRDAEFELDNKVSDKFVEALSKSLQKRKKGKPMRLLYDSEMPQDMLDIIIRQLNLKAESLIPGNRYQNFRDFIKFPNVGRSDLEYETLPSLPVFGLSYNSGIIERVKKRDFLVNLPYQSFDYIIHFLREAAIDPKVTEIQITLYRLAENSKIINALINASRNGKRVYCLVELQARFDEEANIFWARRLEEEGVNVSYGIPDYKVHSKICLVTRIEKGQKVYYATLSTGNFNESSAKVYGDHSLFTANKKITLELSQLFKAIESNKLSGGYKNLIVSPFETRDKFFKLIDAEIANAKKGKLAYMILKMNSLDDERTILKLYEASNASVKIKLIIRGMCSLVPKVKGFSENIEVISILDRFLEHARIWVFGNGGMEKVYLLSADLMTRNLDRRIEVGFPVYDEEIKEEIRDIIDIQLSDNTKAREINSLNNNRYKRNRSKLKVRSQQDTYKYLKAKHSH, translated from the coding sequence ATGAGCGATAATAAGGCGCCTTTACTAAATAGGGAGATCAGTTGGTTATATTTCAATAACAGAGTATTGCAGGAAGCAGCAGACAAAACTGTCCCGTTGATAGAACGGATAAGGTTTCTTGCAATATTTTCTTCGAATCTGGATGAGTTTTATAGGGTGAGGGTCGCTACTCTTAATCGTCTTGCAGATATAAGTAGCAGGACTAAAGAAGAGCTGGGCTATAATCCTAAAAGGATTCTTAAAGAAATAAAGAGAATTGTTGTCAAGCATGAGCAGAAGTTTAATACTCTGTATACGGAGATTATAACTGAGTTAGCCGAAAATAGGATATTTATTCTGAATGAAAAGCAACTAAACGTTAGCAGGGGGGCTTTTGTTCGTGATTTTTTCAGAGAGAAGATTCTGTCTGCAATAGTTCCTTTGATTTTGACAGAAAAACTTCCTTTTCCGGAACTGAAGGAACAATACCTGTATTTTTTTATTAGAATTAGCAAAGTAGGAAGTAAGTCTAAATATGCACTTATTGAAGTACCGAAATCACTGAATAGGTTTTTGGTTTTACCAGATACCAATGCATTGAAGTTTATAATTCTCATAGATGATATTATACGATATAATCTGGAGGATATATTCTTCTCTTTCGAGTATGATCAAATAGAATGCTATGGTATTCAAGTCACCAGGGATGCGGAGTTTGAGCTTGATAATAAAGTAAGCGATAAATTTGTCGAGGCTTTGAGTAAGAGTCTTCAGAAGCGGAAAAAAGGTAAGCCGATGCGATTGCTATACGATTCGGAAATGCCACAAGATATGCTGGATATCATTATCAGGCAGTTGAATCTGAAGGCTGAAAGTTTGATTCCCGGCAACAGATATCAGAATTTTAGGGATTTTATTAAGTTTCCGAATGTGGGAAGGTCCGATTTGGAATATGAAACTTTACCTTCTCTGCCTGTTTTCGGACTAAGCTATAATAGCGGTATTATCGAGCGTGTGAAAAAGAGAGATTTTCTGGTAAACCTTCCTTATCAGTCTTTCGACTATATTATTCATTTTTTGCGTGAGGCCGCTATAGATCCAAAGGTTACAGAAATTCAGATCACGTTGTACCGTTTAGCGGAAAACTCTAAAATCATTAACGCGCTAATTAACGCTTCCAGAAATGGAAAGAGAGTTTATTGTTTGGTAGAACTGCAGGCCCGTTTTGATGAAGAAGCGAATATTTTTTGGGCAAGAAGGCTGGAGGAAGAAGGGGTAAATGTTAGCTATGGAATTCCGGATTATAAGGTCCATAGTAAAATATGTTTGGTAACCCGGATAGAAAAGGGGCAAAAGGTTTATTATGCTACCTTGTCCACCGGAAATTTTAATGAATCATCTGCAAAAGTTTATGGTGATCATAGTTTGTTTACGGCAAATAAAAAGATAACGCTGGAATTAAGTCAGTTATTTAAGGCTATAGAATCTAATAAGCTATCCGGCGGGTATAAAAACCTGATTGTATCTCCTTTTGAAACAAGAGATAAGTTTTTTAAATTGATCGATGCGGAAATAGCCAATGCCAAAAAGGGGAAGTTGGCTTATATGATTCTTAAAATGAACTCTTTAGACGACGAGAGGACTATTTTAAAACTCTATGAGGCAAGTAATGCTAGTGTGAAAATTAAGCTGATTATACGGGGGATGTGTAGTTTGGTGCCAAAAGTGAAAGGATTTAGTGAAAATATAGAGGTGATCTCTATTTTAGACAGATTTTTAGAACATGCCAGAATCTGGGTTTTTGGGAACGGGGGGATGGAGAAAGTCTATTTACTTTCCGCGGATTTGATGACCAGAAATCTGGATCGTCGGATAGAAGTTGGTTTTCCGGTTTATGATGAGGAAATAAAAGAAGAAATAAGGGATATCATTGATATTCAGTTAAGCGACAATACAAAGGCCAGAGAGATTAACAGTTTAAACAATAACAGATATAAGAGAAATAGATCCAAACTGAAAGTCCGCTCGCAACAGGATACTTACAAATATTTAAAAGCAAAACATAGTCATTGA
- a CDS encoding Ppx/GppA phosphatase family protein — protein sequence MKYAAIDIGSNAIRLLIAEVKKEGSYRTYKKTSLIRVPLRLGDDSFMNKKLSKSKAEDFFKTMQAFKNLMEVHEVEEYMACATSAMREAKNGQEIIDKVNKKLGMKIEIVAGAKEASIIYASHAEEHLDKSKSYLYIDVGGGSTELSLFHRGKINYSKSFNLGTIRILDGQDRAETWRGMKLWLEKYVVDLKLSAIGTGGNINKLFRLSGVPDGTALSKVRLTEIADYLKSHTLQERIDKLGLNKDRADVIIPASEIFLYVMNYGKINEVYVPRLGMVDGIIETLMNKYL from the coding sequence TTGAAATACGCAGCAATAGACATAGGGTCAAATGCAATTCGTTTACTGATTGCAGAAGTGAAAAAGGAAGGTTCTTATAGAACATATAAGAAAACATCTTTGATTAGGGTACCGCTTAGATTGGGAGACGATTCATTCATGAATAAAAAGCTATCAAAATCTAAGGCAGAAGATTTCTTTAAAACTATGCAGGCCTTTAAGAATCTTATGGAAGTGCATGAAGTGGAAGAATATATGGCTTGTGCAACTTCTGCTATGCGGGAAGCAAAGAATGGGCAAGAGATTATCGATAAGGTGAACAAAAAGCTCGGCATGAAAATAGAAATTGTAGCCGGTGCAAAAGAAGCCTCAATTATTTATGCAAGTCATGCAGAAGAACATCTGGATAAAAGCAAAAGCTATTTATATATTGATGTAGGGGGAGGAAGTACGGAGCTATCTCTATTTCATCGGGGAAAAATAAACTATTCGAAATCTTTTAATCTGGGTACAATTAGAATTTTAGATGGGCAGGATAGAGCGGAAACCTGGAGGGGAATGAAGCTTTGGCTTGAAAAATATGTAGTGGATTTAAAATTAAGTGCTATTGGAACGGGCGGGAATATCAATAAATTGTTTCGTTTATCCGGTGTGCCCGATGGAACTGCTCTTTCTAAAGTCAGGCTTACTGAGATAGCAGACTATTTAAAATCTCATACACTACAGGAAAGGATAGATAAATTGGGTTTAAATAAAGATAGGGCCGATGTTATTATCCCGGCCAGTGAGATTTTTTTGTATGTTATGAATTACGGAAAGATAAACGAAGTTTATGTACCAAGGCTGGGAATGGTTGATGGTATAATAGAAACGTTAATGAATAAGTATCTTTAA
- a CDS encoding Spx/MgsR family RNA polymerase-binding regulatory protein: MKAKIFGIPNCNSVKKARIWLKEHNIEEDFHDFKKKGVDKKELEKWVSEFGWESVLNRKGTTWRNLDQAIKDKVTDEKSAINLMLENTSAIKRPIIESKKGNTIGFDEENLKTTHL; this comes from the coding sequence ATGAAAGCTAAAATATTTGGCATACCAAATTGTAATTCTGTAAAAAAGGCCAGAATATGGCTAAAAGAGCACAATATTGAGGAAGATTTCCATGATTTCAAAAAGAAAGGTGTAGACAAAAAAGAACTGGAGAAATGGGTTTCTGAATTTGGGTGGGAATCGGTTTTAAATAGAAAAGGTACTACATGGAGAAACCTCGACCAGGCGATAAAAGATAAAGTGACAGACGAAAAGTCTGCCATCAACCTTATGCTTGAAAATACAAGTGCTATTAAAAGACCTATTATCGAAAGTAAAAAAGGTAATACAATCGGTTTTGACGAGGAAAACCTTAAAACAACTCATTTATAA
- a CDS encoding DUF3891 family protein encodes MIVRESKDTFTLIAQHDHATLSGEMFMMLKRDFVSAEHYESLSFAIFQHDRAWQVPDSAPIWDDLRQKPFDFNTYPEELKVSFYKNGIDQVDRVNSYSALLCSKHYSSFYQHSTDEIGRSFYEREIQRQKHLMGKLKVHKDFLDYQLRILKFCDDLSLYVCMNKVGASKVEEIDLFKKGFDNSELFNDRNDTKIVASYVDRKTISFNVSPFSKRFDVKVPVKVVRKERIAETGLLQAYKEEKFSHMLVQIGL; translated from the coding sequence ATGATTGTTAGGGAGTCTAAAGATACTTTTACGCTTATCGCACAGCATGACCATGCAACGCTTTCTGGTGAGATGTTTATGATGTTGAAAAGGGATTTTGTCAGTGCCGAACACTATGAATCTTTAAGTTTTGCTATATTCCAGCATGACAGAGCATGGCAGGTTCCGGATTCTGCACCAATTTGGGATGATTTAAGGCAAAAGCCCTTCGATTTTAACACTTATCCTGAAGAGTTAAAAGTGTCTTTTTATAAAAACGGAATAGATCAGGTAGATAGAGTTAACTCTTATTCTGCATTGCTTTGCAGTAAACATTACAGCTCGTTTTATCAACACTCGACAGACGAGATAGGCCGTTCTTTTTATGAAAGGGAAATTCAGAGACAAAAACACCTGATGGGAAAGCTAAAAGTGCATAAAGACTTTTTAGACTATCAGCTAAGGATTTTAAAGTTCTGTGATGATCTGTCGCTATACGTTTGTATGAATAAAGTTGGTGCGTCTAAAGTAGAAGAGATAGATCTTTTTAAGAAGGGTTTTGATAATTCTGAACTTTTTAACGATAGGAATGACACTAAAATAGTGGCATCTTATGTTGATAGAAAAACAATATCTTTTAATGTGTCCCCTTTTTCAAAGAGGTTTGACGTTAAAGTTCCTGTTAAAGTGGTTAGAAAAGAGCGGATTGCCGAAACTGGATTGCTTCAGGCGTATAAGGAAGAAAAATTCAGCCATATGCTGGTGCAAATTGGGCTTTAA